From Salvia splendens isolate huo1 chromosome 3, SspV2, whole genome shotgun sequence, a single genomic window includes:
- the LOC121795940 gene encoding monothiol glutaredoxin-S4-like: protein MDRVSKMVAEKPVVIFSKSSCCISHTIRSLFSDFGVNPTVYELDEIPGGREVEQALSRLGCNPSVPAVFIGGEFVGGANEIMSLHLKRSLKPMLKRAGALWL from the coding sequence ATGGATAGAGTGAGCAAAATGGTGGCGGAGAAGCCGGTGGTGATCTTCAGCAAAAGCTCGTGCTGCATCAGCCACACGATTAGGTCTCTCTTTTCTGACTTTGGGGTGAATCCGACGGTGTACGAGCTGGATGAGATCCCAGGGGGGAGAGAGGTGGAGCAGGCGCTGTCGCGGCTTGGCTGCAACCCTAGTGTGCCGGCAGTGTTCATAGGCGGTGAGTTTGTTGGTGGAGCAAATGAGATCATGAGCCTTCATCTCAAGAGATCCTTGAAGCCCATGCTCAAGAGGGCTGGGGCCCTCTGGCTTtga
- the LOC121796977 gene encoding protein FAR1-RELATED SEQUENCE 5-like, whose amino-acid sequence MDSIMRSDEDYFDSDSSSSGEEAETSKVVCVPKCPDELKPKIGQSFMTLDRALDFYNNYARYVGFDTRKKGSKKEKDVTTWIYVVCSREGTKQRNSEQSEVKRKRSSIKCYCNAKVSWKYIMGVGYVIQSFVEEHNHEMVEERHKRFINLNRNLDLVHQKFILDCANANIGPTLSFSLLKEVLGGLDYVGCTVLEVRNYRRDLRAYVEGADAQMLLNELRRKKELCSAFTYEYEVNSKDRMTRLFWCDPTARRNYHLYGDIVSFDMTYSTNIYCMIFAPFTGKDNHGRPVTFAAGLLSKENANSFSWLFNQFVKCMGVAPKLIVTDQDLGMKVAVEEVLVNTRHRWCMWHVMNKVADKLPKNMLGSEQLKMELNACVWSELIEPDAFEETWHAIMERYGLTNNVWFSSMFASRKFWVPAFFRDFPMSSLIKTTSISESQNNFFKRYSKSRANLMQFYMNYNHALETQRSNSAKLEYYDSTKVPILRTGLEIEKHASTIYSGSAYTEIQEEIVYACFSLSCATLGVSTNTDIKVYDIKDNDSNSWTVTYSIGDDTYLCGCKKFERLGLLCSHIFCVLKHNFVKLIPEKLDGGRWLKSQFVKPIHGGFCDDQEIHLAVDKKKIAFKNLYGLFIETAQSIEGNIDQINAFAAIIEEGRKQLLGEDVVLSSTQKRAMIENFYGSHVPNNIEVHPPEVVSTKRSGSRKKSKRESAIKLAMKPG is encoded by the exons ATGGATTCAATTATGAGGTCGGACGAAGATTATTTCGATTCCGATTCATCATCTTCGGGCGAGGAAGCTGAGACTTCTAAAG TGGTTTGCGTACCAAAATGCCCAGATGAATTGAAACCAAAAATTGGACAAAGTTTCATGACCCTTGATCGTGCATTGGACTTCTACAACAATTATGCTCGATATGTTGGATTTGACACCCGTAAAAAGGgatcgaaaaaggaaaaagatgtcaCTACTTGGATTTACGTGGTGTGTAGCCGAGAAGGTACAAAGCAAAGAAACAGTGAACAATCTGAGGTGAAACGAAAGCGTTCTTCTATTAAGTGCTATtgtaatgctaaagtgtcttggAAGTATATTATGGGTGTTGGTTATGTTATACAAAGTTTCGTTGAAGAACATAATCACGAGATGGTTGAGGAACGCCATAAgcgttttattaatttgaacCGTAATTTGGATTTAGTCCATCAGAAATTCATCCTCGATTGTGCTAATGCAAATATTGGTCCAACTTTAAGTTTTAGCTTACTTAAAGAAGTGCTTGGTGGATTAGATTATGTAGGGTGTACTGTTTTAGAAGTGCGCAACTATAGACGTGACCTTAGAGCATATGTGGAAGGAGCTGATGCACAAATGTTATTGAATGAGTTGCGAAGGAAGAAGGAGTTGTGTAGTGCATTTACATATGAGTATGAGGTCAACTCAAAGGATAGGATGACACGATTGTTTTGGTGTGATCCTACTGCCAGAAGAAACTACCATTTGTATGGAGATATTGTTTCGTTTGATATGACATACTCAACAAACAT ATACTGTATGATATTTGCTCCTTTTACGGGTAAGGATAATCATGGTCGCCCTGTGACATTTGCTGCTGGCCTTTTGTCCAAGGAAAATGCCAACTCCTTTTCATGGTTATTTAACCAATTTGTAAAGTGTATGGGTGTGGCTCCCAAACTCATTGTAACCGACCAAGACTTAGGAATGAAAGTTGCTGTTGAGGAGGTCCTTGTCAATACAAGACACCGGTGGTGTATGTGGCACGTTATGAATAAAGTTGCTGACAAATTGCCAAAGAACATGCTTGGTAGTGAACAATTAAAGATGGAACTGAATGCATGTGTATGGTCAGAGTTGATAGAACCTGATGCATTTGAGGAAACTTGGCATGCTATAATGGAAAGATATGGGCTGACCAATAATGTCTGGTTTTCATCAATGTTTGCATCCAGAAAATTTTGGGTTCCAGCCTTTTTCCGTGATTTTCCGATGAGTTCGTTGATAAAGACAACTTCTATATCTGAATCACAGAATAACTTCTTCAAAAGGTACTCAAAGTCTCGGGCTAACCTTATGCAATTTTATATGAACTATAATCATGCTCTGGAGACTCAAAGAAGTAATAGTGCAAAGCTTGAATACTATGATTCAACAAAAGTACCTATTTTGCGAACAGGATTGGAAATCGAGAAACATGCATCGACGATATATAGTGGTAGTGCTTATACTGAAATTCAAGAAGAGATAGTATATGCATGTTTCTCTTTGTCTTGTGCAACTCTAGGAGTGTCTACCAATACAGATATTAAAGTATATGACATAAAGGACAATGATTCAAACTCATGGACAGTGACTTACTCCATTGGTGATGACACCTATTTGTGTGGATGCAAAAAATTTGAAAGACTTGGTCTATTGTGCAgccatatattttgtgtgttgaaacATAATTTTGTTAAGTTGATACCCGAGAAGTTGGATGGAGGAAGATGGTTGAAGTCACAGTTTGTGAAGCCAATACATGGAGGTttttgtgatgatcaagaaatacACCTTGCTGTGGACAAGAAGAAGATTGCATTTAAAAACTTGTATGGATTATTCATTGAAACAGCACAAAGCATTGAAGGGAACATTGATCAAATCAATGCATTCGCTGCAATTATTGAAGAAGGTAGGAAGCAGCTTCTTGGCGAAGATGTTGTTCTGTCTTCCACACAGAAGAGAGCAATGATTGAGAACTTCTATGGCTCACATGTCCCAAACAATATTGAAGTTCATCCTCCTGAGGTTGTTAGTACAAAGAGAAGTGGAAGTAGGAAGAAATCGAAGAGGGAGTCAGCAATAAAGTTAGCAATGAAACCAGGCTGA